A portion of the Malassezia japonica chromosome 3, complete sequence genome contains these proteins:
- a CDS encoding uncharacterized protein (COG:E; EggNog:ENOG503NW51): MADDRETITRLLYSLASRKEVERYLRIFSTANKFAVLKVGGAILTNELDDLALSLSFLHRVGLYPVVLHGAGPQLNEILEKEGVEPDYSDGIRITDASTLRVARRVFLEENQRLVEKLESLGSRARPIPLGVFTASYLDREKYGLVGKIDRVDKEPIESAIRAGCLPILTSLALTEDGQILNVNADVAASELSKVLEPMKIVYLNEKGGLVHGKTGELIEAINLDEEYDGLMKEEWVKFGTKLKLREMKELLDHLPRSSSVAIISVDQLQKELFTDSGAGTLIRRGYKLFKSHSIEEIGAERLRTVLREHDDDVRENRKSVAQIFSELSRHPYTIYGDEALECVAFVSHPPGEVPILSRMVTSRNAVMNNIVDNIWSMIRKDHKRLVWTARADDENRAWHFEHADGSFTRDRRSLFYYGIQDVGEVEKVMRHLEDNNRVERAYLPLNARKVAPSRGFATLAASHTRPQIATAAHELLATRRTYATSAVPKRVALIGARGYTGRSLVQLINEHPSLELSHVSSRELAGLPLEEYTKGEVSYSNISLEDLKKLEKGHGDVAPPDAYVMALPNGVCKPFVDAVREGGAGKPKGHGVIVDLSADHRFDSEWTYGLPELYNREAVRSAKLISNPGCYATNTQMLLAPLLPFIDPAQAPTVFGISGYSGAGTQSSGKRAPGERPVTLPKITPESLSGGVRPYALTDHIHEREARHHLATLGEGEVKVAFTPSVAPWFQGIISTASIPLKSKLTAKQVKELFEKKYGAEPLVEIKSAVPEISDIVLRHGFKVGGFQVQSEGERVVIVGVIDNLLKGAATQCLQNLNLALGYDERAGIPTA; encoded by the exons ATGGCCGACGATCGT GAAACGATCACGCGCCTGCTTTACTCGCTCGCATCCCGCAAGGAGGTCGAGAGATACCTGCGCATCTTTAGCACGGCCAACAAGTTTGCCGTGCTCAAGGTGGGAGGCGCGATCTTGACGAATGAGCTCGACGATCTTGCATTGAGTCTAAGCTTTTtgcaccgcgtcggccTCTACCCGGTCGTCCTGCACGGCGCCGGTCCGCAGCTAAACGAGATTCTGGAGAAGGAGGGTGTCGAGCCCGACTACTCGGATGGCATCCGCATCACCGATGCCTCGACactgcgcgtcgcccgccgcgtGTTCCTCGAGGAGAAccagcgcctggtcgaGAAGCTCGAGTCACTGGGAAGCCGTGCACGGCCCATTCCCCTTGGCGTCTTTACCGCCTCGTACCTCGACCGCGAAAAGTACGGTTTGGTCGGCAAAATTGATCGCGTGGACAAGGAGCCGATCGAGAGCGCGATCCGTGCGGGCTGCCTGCCGATCCTCACGAGTCTCGCCTTGACCGAGGACGGCCAGATCCTTAACGTGAATGCAGACgtggccgcgagcgagctctccaaggtgctcgagccgaTGAAGATTGTCTACCTCAACGAAAAGGGCGGTCTTGTGCACGGCAAGACGGGCGAGCTGATCGAGGCGATcaacctcgacgaggagtaCGACGGCCTGATGAAGGAGGAGTGGGTCAAGTTCGGCACCAAGCTCAAGCTGCGTGAGATGaaggagctgctcgaccacCTGCctcgctcctcgtccgtgGCAATCATCTCGGTGGACCAGCTCCAGAAGGAGCTCTTTACCGACAGCGGTGCGGGCACGCTCATCCGCCGCGGCTACAAGCTCTTCAAGAGCCACTCGATCGAGGAGATCGGCGCAGAGCGTCTGCGCACCGTCCTCCGCGAGCACGATGATGACGTGCGCGAGAACCGCAAGAGCGTCGCACAGATCTTCTCCGAGCTCTCGCGCCACCCGTACACGATTTACGGCGATGAGGCGCTGGAGTGTGTCGCGTTCGTGTCGCACCCCCCGGGTGAGGTCCCGATTCTTTCGCGCATGGTCACTTCGCGCAACGCGGTGATGAACAACATTGTCGACAACATCTGGAGCATGATCCGCAAGGACCACAAGCGCCTCGTCTGGACGGCccgtgccgacgacgagaacCGCGCGTGGCACTttgagcacgccgacggcaGCTTCacgcgcgaccgccgcagCCTCTTTTACTACGGCATCCAGGACGTGGGCGAGGTCGAAAAGGTGATGCGTCACCTCGAAGACAACaaccgcgtcgagcgcgcctaCCTCCCCCTGAACGCCCGCAAGGTGGCGCCTTCGCGCGGctttgcgacgctcgccgcgtcgcacaCGCGCCCGCAGATCGCTacggccgcgcacgagctgctcgccacgcgccgcacctatgcgacgagcgcggtgCCGAAGCGTGTCGCGCTGATCGGTGCGCGTGGCTACACTGGCCgctcgctcgtgcagctcaTCAACGAGCACCCCAGCCTCGAGCTGTCGCACGTCAGCTctcgcgagctcgcgggcCTCCCCCTTGAGGAGTACACCAAGGGCGAGGTGTCCTACTCCAACatctcgctcgaggacctgAAGAAGCTCGAAAAAGGCCacggcgacgtcgcgccgccggacgccTATGTGATGGCGCTCCCCAACGGCGTGTGCAAGCCGTTTGTGGACGCTGTCCGTgagggcggcgccggcaagCCCAAAGGCCACGGCGTGATTGTGGACCTGAGCGCCGACCACCGCTTTGACTCCGAGTGGACGTACGGACTTCCTG AGCTGTACaaccgcgaggcggtgcgcagtGCCAAGCTGATTTCGAACCCTGGCTGCTATGCGACAAATACGCAAATGCttcttgcgccgctccttCCTTTTATTGAccctgcgcaggcgcccaCCGTCTTCGGCATCTCGGGCTACAGCGGCGCCGGAACGCAGTCGTCCGGCAAGCGCGCTCCGGGCGAGCGTCCCGTGACGCTGCCCAAGATCacgcccgagtcgctgaGCGGCGGTGTCCGTCCCTACGCATTGACTGACCACAtccacgagcgcgaggcccgcCACcacctcgcgacgctcggcgaagGCGAGGTGAAGGTCGCCTTTACGCCGTCTGTCGCTCCGTGGTTCCAGGGTATTATTTCTACGGCGAGCATCCCCCTCAAGTCCAAGCTCACTGCGAAGCAGGTCAAGGAACTCTTTGAGAAAAAATACGGCGCGGAGCCGTTGGTCGAAATCAAGAGCGCCGTGCCCGAAATTAGCGACATTGTGCTGCGCCACGGCTTCAAGGTCGGCGGCTTCCAAGTCCAGTCGgagggcgagcgcgtggtgATTGTCGGCGTGATCGACAACCTGCTCAAGGGCGCTGCTACCCAGTGCCTGCAGAACCTCaacctcgcgctcggctaCGACGAGCGGGCCGGCATCCCTACCGCCTAG
- the ERV29 gene encoding ER-derived vesicles protein erv29 (TransMembrane:7 (o96-117i124-143o149-168i188-207o213-233i240-257o277-296i); EggNog:ENOG503NVZT; COG:U): MSYGHSAFVPPQHMSNDAYRYSQPPSSSPQWMENVKEYSSQAEDLIDAWSQPIKPYLPALGRFLIVVTFLEDAMRILTQWGDQTTYLNRYRGIPLFLTHAFLLLNVLVMTAASIMVIIRRFPEISVASLLGVIVLQGLGYGLITDFNFFLRNLSVVGGLLMVLSDSFANQRKNLFAGLPNVSETDRKIYFQLAGRVLLIFLFIGFVFQGEWSFFRAAVSVLGFGACIMVAVGFKARWSAMFLVLLLSVLNIAVNNFWTVHSAHPQRDFLRYDFFQTLSIVGGLLLLVNMGPGGLSMDERKKVT, translated from the coding sequence ATGTCGTACGGGCACTCTGCATTTgtgccgccgcagcacaTGTCGAACGATGCATACCGCTACTCACAGCCtccgtcctcgtcgccacAGTGGATGGAGAATGTGAAGGAGTACTCGtcgcaggccgaggacctGATCGATGCGTGGTCGCAGCCGATCAAGCCGTACCTccctgcgctcggccgcttCTTGATTGTGGTGACCTTTTTGGAGGACGCCATGCGTATTCTGACGCAGTGGGGTGACCAGACGACCTATCTGAACCGCTACCGCGGCATCCCGCTCTTCCTCACGCACGCCTTCCTCTTGCTGAACGTGCTGGTGATGACCGCCGCATCGATCATGGTGATCATCCGCCGCTTCCCCGAGATCAGCGTCGCATCGCTGCTGGGTGTGATTGTGCTGCAGGGACTTGGATACGGCCTGATTACCGACTTTAACTTCTTCCTGCGCAACCTGTCCGTGGTCGGCGGTTTGCTCATGGTGCTGTCCGACTCCTTTGCGAACCAGCGCAAGAACCTGTTTGCAGGCCTGCCGAACGTCAGCGAGACGGACCGCAAGATCTACTTCCAGCTCGCGGGCCGTGTCCTGCTCATCTTTCTCTTTATCGGCTTCGTGTTCCAGGGTGAGTGGAGCTTCttccgcgccgccgtgtcGGTGCTCGGCTTTGGCGCGTGCATCATGGTTGCGGTCGGCTTCAAggcgcgctggagcgccaTGTTCctggtgctgctgctgaGTGTGCTCAACATCGCGGTGAACAACTTCTGGACCGTGCACTCGGCGCACCCCCAGCGCGACTTTTTGCGCTACGACTTTTTCCAGACGCTGTCCATTGTCGGtggcctgctgctgctggtcAACATGGGCCCGGGTGGGCTCTCGATGGACGAGCGCAAAAAGGTTACTTAA
- a CDS encoding 4-nitrophenylphosphatase (EggNog:ENOG503NUE7; COG:I; COG:P) has protein sequence MSFLFNRAQKEKANEGPRTTEVILTPPPGAKPGPQPELKEGDEEKLQELQQHVLDYIAQHPCPEAYLPYEEQWLANPVLYKRYLRATRGDLKASKRRILDTLEWRRDFKPEIIPPDEVAPEAETGKHILCGFDREARPILYLRPGRENTKTSPRQIRYMVWSLERGINLMPPGQETLTIVVDFNGTNLSTMPSLGTARHVAHILQTHYVERLGRAFVCHMPKFISAFFSALSPFLDPVTKDKIRFNCPDMTEFIESNQLDDQFPGGAYPYQFDFDVYWKALVERCGIQPDGTRRVPSA, from the coding sequence ATGTCCTTCTTGTTTAATCGTGCCCAGAAGGAGAAGGCGAACGAGGGGCCTCGGACGACAGAGGTCATTCTCACCCCTCCGCCCGGCGCCAAGCCGGGGCCGCAGCCGGAGCTGAAagagggcgacgaggaaaagctccaggagctgcagcagcacgtcctcgactacattgcgcagcacccCTGCCCCGAGGCGTACCTGCCGTACGAGGAGCAGTGGCTCGCGAACCCCGTGCTGTACAAGCGCTAcctgcgtgcgacgcgtgGCGACCTCAAGGCGTCCAAGCGCCGGatcctcgacacgctcgaaTGGCGCCGAGACTTTAAGCCGGAGATTATCCCGCCGGACGAGGTTGCGCCGGAGGCGGAGACGGGCAAGCATATCCTCTGTGGCTTTGATCGCGAGGCACGCCCGATCCTCTATCTGCGCCCCGGCCGCGAGAACACCAAGACGAGTCCCCGCCAGATCCGCTACATGGTCTGGAGCTTGGAGCGCGGCATCAACCTCATGCCGCCGGGCCAGGAGACGCTCACGATCGTCGTCGACTTTAACGGGACAAACCTGTCGACCATGCCGTCGCTCGGGACtgcgcgccacgtcgcgcacatCCTCCAGACGCACtacgtcgagcgtctcggccGCGCGTTTGTGTGCCATATGCCCAAGTTCATCTCGGCCTTCTTTTCTGCGCTCTCGCCCTTCTTGGACCCGGTGACCAAGGACAAGATCCGCTTCAACTGCCCCGACATGACCGAGTTCATCGAGAGCAATCAGCTTGACGACCAGTTCCCCGGCGGAGCTTATCCTTATCAGTTCGACTTTGACGTCTACTGGAaggcgctggtcgagcggTGCGGTATCCAGCCGgacggcacgcgcagggTGCCGTCCGCCTGA
- the paa1 gene encoding protein phosphatase regulatory subunit Paa1 (BUSCO:EOG09261AH9; EggNog:ENOG503NU14; COG:T) codes for MEDDEQLYPIAILIDELKSDDVTLRLNSIHRISTIALALGPERARDELIPFLHESLDDEDEVLLALAEELDANFAEYLGGAQYAHLLLGPLENLATVEETVVREKACESINKIAKIMNEKQVQDAYLPLLKRLSNGDWFTSRTSAASLFASVYDRVPPAMRAEVLGMFAMLCHDDTPMVRRAVARDMSALVKHMSKDVVVSDILPLYRRLSTDEQDSVRLLTVQDLVAIAEVLDKNETQQLLLSSIRSAFQDKSWRVRYMAADHFVKLASAVNEKVVQEDLVPAYVNLMRDAEAEVRTAAASQTPGLAKLMDQQTILERLLPVVKELADDPSQHVRGALAAQISALAPLLGKEATTEHLLPLFLQLLKDEFPDVRLNIISRLEQVNEVIGIDLLSQSLLPAIMELAEDKQWRVRQAIIENIPLLAHQLGVQFFNEQLSSLCMSWLGDTVFSIREAATVNLKKLTEVFGVEWARTSIIPKVLQMGSHPNYLYRMTTIFAVTTMAPSLDTDTIVTSVLTTILPMVQDPVPNIRFNVAKAFEVLSTELESSPEGQRNIKEKITPALQVLSDDRDPDVRYYALRALQTASKV; via the exons ATGGAAGACGACGAGCAACTGTATCCGATTGCGATCTTGATTGACGAGCTGAAATCAGACGATGTCACACTTCGCCTGAACTCGATTCACCGCATCTCGACGattgcgctggcgctgggtcccgagcgtgcgcgggACGAGCTGATCCCCTTCCTGCACGAGTCGCttgacgacgaggacgaggtgctgctcgcgctcgccgaggagctcgatgcGAACTTTGCCGAGTacctcggcggtgcgcagtacgcgcacctgctcctGGGCCCGCTGGAGAACCTGGCGACGGTCGAGGAGACGGTCGTGCGCGAAAAG gcgtGCGAGTCGATCAACAAGATTGCCAAGATTATGAACGAGAAGCAGGTGCAGGATGCCTATCTCCCCCTGCTGAAGCGCCTGTCGAACGGCGACTGGTTCACGTCGCGGAcgagcgctgcgtcgcTCTTTGCGTCGGTCTATGACCGTGTGCCGCctgcgatgcgcgcggAAGTGCTCGGGATGTTTGCGATGCTGTGCCACGACGACACGCCGAtggtgcgccgtgcggtgGCGCGCGATATGAGCGCACTGGTCAAGCACATGTCCAAGGACGTGGTGGTTTCGGATATCCTCCCGCTATACCGCCGCCTCTCGACGGACGAGCAGGACTCGGTGCGCCTGCTTACCGTGCAGGACCTGGTTGCGATCGCCGAAGTCCTCGACAAGAACGagacgcagcagctcctTCTGAGCTCGATCCGCAGCGCCTTCCAGGACAAGagctggcgcgtgcgctaCATGGCCGCCGACCACTTTGTCAAGCTCGCGTCGGCGGTGAACGAAAAGGTGGTGCAGGAGGACCTCGTTCCTGCCTACGTTAACCtcatgcgcgacgcggaggccgaggtgcgcacggccgccgcgagccaGACGCCGGGCCTCGCCAAGCTCATGGACCAGCAGAcgatcctcgagcgcctgctcccGGTCGtcaaggagctcgcggaCGACCCGTCGCAGCATGTGCGtggtgcgctcgccgcgcagatcagcgcgctggcgccgctgctcggcaaggaggcGACGACCGAGCACCTCCTGCCCCTCTTCCTCCAGCTGCTCAAGGACGAGTTCCCGGATGTGCGGCTGAACATTATCTCGCGTCTGGAGCAGGTGAACGAGGTGATTGGGATCGACCTCTTGTCGCAGTCGCTCCTGCCTGCGATTATGGAGCTCGCCGAAGATAAGCagtggcgcgtgcgccaggcgaTTATTGAAAACATCCCGCTGCTGGCGCACCAGCTCGGTGTGCAATTCTTCAACGAACAGCTGAGCAGCTTGTGTATGAGCTGGCTCGGCGACACCGTCTTTTCCatccgcgaggcggccacCGTCAATCTCAAGAAGCTCACCGAGGTCTTTGGCGTGGAATGGGCGCGCACCTCCATCATTCCCAAGGTCCTCCAGATGGGCTCGCACCCCAACTACCTGTACCGGATGACGACCATCTTTGCGGTGACGACCAtggcgccgtcgctcgatACGGATACGATTGTGACGAGCGTCCTGACCACGATCCTGCCCATGGTGCAGGACCCCGTGCCGAACATCCGCTTCAACGTCGCCAAGGCGTTCGAGGTGCTCTccaccgagctcgagtcCTCGCCAGAGGGCCAGCGTAACATTAAAGAGAAGATCACGCCTGCGCTCCAGGTGCTGAGCGACGATCGCGACCCGGACGTGCGCTActatgcgctgcgcgcacTACAGACCGCTTCGAAAGTATAG